A portion of the Faecalibacterium sp. I3-3-89 genome contains these proteins:
- a CDS encoding LexA family protein: protein MSFSELLKQCRKQKGISQAELASKLGVTQQAVGKWESGKSSPDPATVARIAEILSTTADFLLGLYRPVSNAATPEERFFGNYAESLIPVIGTVKAGYGALAFEEDYGQEYARVKDPSNYFYLVVRGDSMEPRIQDGDLALVHKQDTLENGDLGVLVYGDEGEGTLKRYIQRGNCVVLQPFNPAYNELVIKGDDLNRLHIAGRVVETKAKW, encoded by the coding sequence ATGTCGTTTTCAGAGCTTTTGAAGCAGTGCCGCAAGCAGAAGGGGATCAGTCAGGCGGAGCTGGCATCCAAACTGGGAGTGACCCAGCAGGCCGTCGGCAAGTGGGAAAGCGGCAAATCCTCCCCCGACCCCGCCACGGTGGCCCGCATCGCCGAGATCCTGAGCACCACGGCAGACTTCCTGCTGGGGCTTTACCGCCCGGTGTCCAACGCAGCCACCCCCGAGGAGCGCTTTTTCGGCAACTACGCCGAGAGCCTCATCCCGGTCATCGGCACCGTGAAGGCCGGGTACGGCGCGCTGGCCTTTGAGGAGGATTACGGGCAGGAGTATGCCCGCGTCAAGGACCCCTCCAACTATTTCTACCTCGTCGTCCGGGGCGACAGCATGGAGCCGCGCATTCAGGACGGCGACCTCGCCCTCGTCCACAAGCAGGACACGCTGGAAAACGGCGATCTGGGCGTACTGGTCTACGGCGACGAGGGCGAAGGCACCCTCAAGCGGTATATCCAGCGGGGCAACTGCGTCGTGCTGCAGCCCTTCAACCCCGCCTACAACGAACTGGTCATCAAGGGCGATGACCTGAACCGCCTGCACATCGCAGGCCGTGTGGTCGAGACGAAGGCCAAGTGGTGA